In Brachypodium distachyon strain Bd21 chromosome 5, Brachypodium_distachyon_v3.0, whole genome shotgun sequence, the genomic window TTGGTTGGTTGGTGTGTTGTATACTCACTCTGGTGGTTTATATAGTCCCACACAGCTCAAATGCACGGTGACAATTGAGTTAGGATGTTTTTCGTTGGCATATTTGAGTCGAGTCGAAAAGGGAGGCTATGGTATGTGTCATATAGGACTTGGGGGGTCGGTCAATTTGTATTGGCTGGGTTTCAGTGGGGTTGGTTTTGTTGTCACCCCAGCGGCAAACAATGCGAAAAGAGTTTTGTTAGCGTGTATTCTATTATGGGGAGATGAGAGTAGGTCTAGGgtttgatgattttttttttgttatgctTGAAAAGGGTCTCGTCCTTGTATTGTTAATTCATTACCATCAATAAAAAAGATAGGACAAAGTCTTGAATTGCTCTCGTGAGTATCCCTGCTGTTCATTCAAATTAGAGATGGGTTTGAGCATGTCAAATACTTGAACATTGCCCTTTGGTGGCGTCGCAAGTTGTCGTGACGTGAGTCTTATGAGGCGTGCAGCGTCCATGGCACCCCTATTTACTCATAGGAGGCGGAGAAGCCCATCGAGGGGTTTCTTGTATAGAATGAGAAGTGTTTTCCTTTCAATTTCATACAGGTTCGCCCCGTGGCAATGCCCGGTAGGACACTACCACAGCTGAAGAAGAATCTGTTCATCTTTATTCTCGACGGCATCGTACCCTACGCATGGTAACGATGATGTCCACAAAATGCTAAACACTTTATGCATGCTTCTAGAAGAATCCGAGGCCCCGCAACCTTGCATAATCAAGATGGCGGCAACAGGCGAGAGGAAATAGATCGTGCGCTCTCCCTCGAATCCTAAATGTCTTCGCTGCGGGGGCCATACATCAGTAACTATTTACTCCTCTCCTCAAATAAACTAAACTAAACCGGTGATAGTTCGGCCCATCCGAAAAAAGGTGGTATCCCGTGCAAACTTTCATTCTGTGCAAACTTGTAAACTATTTATGTGTACCATGTCTAAAACACGTAGCGCAGATTAAAAGTGCAAATCATAACACTCAGTCAAACACGTTTTCTTCACATAACCCCGTATACATGGCGTGTTATTTTTTATTCCCACCTCTCATGATAGAtctgatgatttttttttaagaacatCATCATAGATCTGATGGGTCAGGATGGAGGTTTGCATTCCGGAAAaagatagaaaaaagaaagatgggCCGTCCGAAATAAGTAGGCCCAAATGCAATAGAGCGGGGGAACTCGGCCTGTAGTATATATAAATGAAACCCGAAGCATCCTCCACACAAACCCGAAGCAATCGGGAAACCCTAAGCGGAGAAGCACATGGAGGGGTTGGTTGGGGCAGAGTTGGAGCCGGACTCGGAGGGCGAGAGGGAGGCGCTGCCGGAGCCGGACTCTGAGGGCGAGGGGGAGGCGCTGCGGGAGCCGGACCATAAGAGGGAGGGGGGGAAGCACATCGAGACCAACCAGGCACATCGAGCCATCTCTCTCGATGGAGAAAACCAATCCGTCAGCTGCGCACATGAAGGCGTTTCTTGCCGAGTTGAACGATTTAGCTTCTCTGTTGACGGGGAATACCAAACTAGCAGCTGCTCTCTTTGATGTcagagaggaagacgacgatAAGACGCCGCCCATCTCAGAGCTCTTCTCGCATCTGCAGCAATACCTGTCCGAATACAGATCAAAGTTCCTCCAGCTTACATCTGGTTCTAGAGTTGATTTCTCATTGTATCAGGACTCGGAGGATGAAGTTGATTGGGAGCATCTGGTGGCGACATACTGGAGAGAATTCATTCGATACAGACATGACAAGGACTCTGCTGCTCAcctggagctggaggaggagatagAGTCGGTGAAGAAAGCCAAGGAGCAGATTTTCTTAGAGGAGCAACGGTTCGTCAACTACTCTACGGGGAAGGAGTCAGTATGCCATGGAAATAATTTCAAATCTGGCAGTAAGTACTACTTCAAACGACTAGATagatatatactccctctgtcccatattaagtgtcaaaatattgcatgtatctagacttttttagctatagatacatttatgtttgaaaaaatttgagacaaggaGTACTACTTCATTATTCCTTATTCAATTTCTAACGATTTTCACAGCCATGTTGAGCCCCATGCTCTTCACGCACTGCACGCCCGGGTTACCTATCGATCATCTTGGCGCTACCACCGGAACCAGCCTGCAGGTCTTCTCCTTCAAGATCTCGGAGATCAAGTGTGACTTGGAGTGGCCGCTCCTTGTGTATGGAGTGGTCAATGCCCGAGACAGCGTCGATTGCAACCGCAACATTCTCTTCTATCGGACCAATATGAACTGCCAACTACTCACCCGAGATGTATGTACCGCTTCCAGCTTTCTGCTTTCGTATTACCTTCCACTTGCTTCCATAGCTTGTCATCCTTCTCCGTGCATCTCCTAATCCATGAACCAGTCAAACGGATGTTTAAATCTCTTATGGGATCACCAGCccaccattttcttttttttcatactTATTGACTGCCCGTTTGCCAAATCTAATTTGTTGTGCCCTTCGTTATTTGACATGCAGCTGGCCATTCACTAGCTCTAGAGCGCACTTAGGGAATTTAACAACAGTTTGAAAGCAGAACAACAGTGCCTTAACACATAAACTCTGATGCTTTAATATGGCTGAAACAGGAGAGGCCACCAACAATAGTAGCAAGCATAATAAAAAATTCATTTCTCTGACACTACAATGAAAAGGGATTCTAGAGACACTAGAAATCCATTCAATATGACAAATCTGAGTTCTGCACATTCACTCCAAGCAggctagcttcttcttctttttctgtctAGAACCACTTTCAGATACCGGCTCCCCCTGATTGCAATCCATTCAGACACTCCTCCCATTGTCATGAGAGGATTGATGTTTGTTCTGCTGAGGAGTTACATTTCCAGGTGGAATCTGGCTCTTCCCAACTGAGAGAAACCTTCCATCCGCTGGTAGCCTTGGAACGGAGGAAGCTCCTGTTGATTTGATCTCCCTAACCCTCGCTGATTCCCTCTTCCACCACCCTTCCCACGACCATGTCCCATTGAACATATTAAACAAATGATTAGGTCCCCTGCTTGTCTAGTAATAGCATGGCTGGTATCTGAAGCCCAATGTACAGCAGCAGTACTAGTCGACACAATAGAATTAAATGATTCAACTATATTGGACGATGGCAGGAGAAAAATCTACTGAGAAATTGAAATTTCTTAATCGCTTGAGATCAATCGCTCTCTTTTACTTGATGCTGCTTATGACACTGTTGATTATTTCATTGCATTTAAGTATAACAATGGTGATGATATTTGCAGGAGGCCGTCTCGGGGAATTCTAGCTATAAACCCGCTTGAGTTTGAAGTGCAACTAAGGGTGAGGGCATTTCGATGTCTCGGGACAAAACCTTGATCATGAAGAGATACCATTACTCCCATGGTGATGGTACTTTTCTTCGTAATGTTTACTTTGACAATTGCCTTTGCACAGCTCAGTTAAGCTTGGAACAAATAGAGAACGCAGTCCAGGCCACTTTCTTGGGTGTCCGCATCATTAAAGGAGGAAGTTTCAGTTATGGAGGACGAGTTGTGATTAGCCAGGGTTCCACTATGGATGCCAATGAGGTCGTCTTGCTCGATTCTCGTGGAGAACTGCCAATGGGCACGGACGGTCACATTGATCTGTCAAGGCGTGTGGTTTCTGTTGAAATAAATCCAGGGCATGAAAATTTAGAAGGCCTGAAAGTTGTCCTTGAAGCATACTCGGAGTCTGGTCGGGGTATTGCTGCACAAGGTGATGTCATGTTTAAGCCAAAACTTTGCAACATAAGCCAAGCAACATGTGACCTTATTCCCCAGAAAGAAGAAGCTACATGTGACCTTGGCGGCTATCAGGTGGAGATTACTGTTGCTTGGTCTGTCTCTGCTTCAAGCAGGACGTATTTTTAGGGATTGCTAGGGATGGTGCTCAGGCATGAATCCTGTTATGAAGTATGATATCCTGTTTTACCACTGGTTTGTTTGTTGAAGCATCTGTGTTTTGTATAACTTATTTGTGACTGGATCAGTTATGTAAGGGAGTACTAGAGTATAACTTATGCTGTGTCCTGATTTGTGCAATAACTTGTTTGTGTGTCAAGTATTTGTGTTTTGATTGTTGCAGCATCTGTAGTATGCAAATGCCTGAACTTGTGcagatatatatcatgttaTTGCTAGAAAGGGGGCGCGCGAGGCTGACCTGTGGCCCCCCTGACCTGTCTACAAATCGGAGGCACAAAGAATGCGTTCCTTTCGTCTCATTCGGCCCAAAGAGGTTCATTGGCCTCGGACGGCCCACCCACAGTCCCAGTATTATCGTCTCCCTCCTTGCTCTCATCTAGTAGAGTCGTGGCTGCAGCTCAATAACCTTATCCCCTCCCTCCTCGAGAAGAAGCAGGAAGacacaaggaagaagaagaagaagatgctgcTGACCTCGCCCTTCCTCGCCCCTCTCCATCTCCCAACCCCAAATGCGGCGCCCATGGCAACGGCAATGGCGGGGATGATCGGGCGGATCTCGGCGGCGAAGCAGCTGACGGGACGCGTGGTGACGACCAAGGCGAACAAGACTGTCGGGGTGGAGGTGGTGCGGCTGGCCCCGCACCCGAAATACCACCGGCGGGAGCGCATCAAGAAGAAGTACCAGGCGCACGACCCGGACAACCAGTTCAAGGTCGGCGACGTCGTCGAGCTCGTCCGATCCAGGCCCATCTCCAAGACCAAGCACTTCCTCGCCGTCCCCGTCCCGCCCCGCGACACCCGACGCAAGGCACAGCTCCTCCCGCCGCTCCAGCCCGATGCCGACGGtgccggtgacgaggacgcCCAGTAGTCATGTGCTGCTTTCCGATGTGTTCTTTGCCCTTTGAGTTTCCTTTTTGCTGCTGCTTCGACTTCtctgagatgagatgagatgggCGCGTGTGCTCTTCTGCATTTCCTATGTAGGACGAACGAACGAATCAACAGCAATCGCTTGATTACGTTTTCTTTGCACATTTGCTTGTATTATTACCAAGAGTTTTGATTCATATCCACGAGTATTATGGTTATCTCTGTGTCACATCGTGCTATACATGCAACCACCACATTGTGTATCTCTGTCTTGTATATTCAACGAATTCCCTGGAAATTTTCTAGTTACATCACAGTTGAAATGGAGCACAGCAGGGCCAAGAAAAATGTTCTATCAactctatttatttatttgtaaaACAGCCCGCATATATTGCAGTAAGGATCAAGGATACAAAAGTATGATTTGCTCTGCCGAAATTTATAATACATTGCTCTAGAAAACAGGACAAAACAGGGCCAAGCATCATGCAAAGATGTACTAGAATTCAGGCAGGCTCTGCCAAAATTTATACTACAGACTTGGAGGTTTTGGATGGCAGCTCCACATGAACGGAACCCAACAAGGTTTTGCTTGTTCTGCAGTGCAGTTGCTCTTGCTTGCATATCTGATCAATGGACTCTTTGTTCGCCTCAGCCATCAGCAATTACGCCCTGCGAGTCCTGTTCCAGGTCAAGACCAAATATGAAGGTTAATCATCTGAAATACTACAGCAGATAAGTACCAGACCAAGGCAGATTTTGAAGCTACTAAAAGATGCAACATCTTTCAAATTATTATACCTGAATTCTCAAAAATGACCAGAAAATAAAGATGGAATCCAGTGAACGTCAAATAGATCATTCTAGTATGCGCTGGGGAGTTAACTTACTTGACAGGATGCCGTCGGTGCTTGTATGCAGACCAGGTCCAACACTGAAACATCTTACTTAGGTGGCTCTACAAATTGCTCGCATCCATACCCTCAAGGGTCCAACACTCCAATGTTTATCCTGTTTCAGCAGCACCGATTCTGTGCCATGCAAATGGACTTGAGGGTCTTCATGCATTACCAGTCCCATTGTGCCCCAATCTTTTCTCAGCTTAGGTACTGGAGCCGTATTGCGATGAATATTCTTGGATGACTATCTCTTCTGATTCGTCAACATGCTGGCTTTGATGACGACTTCTTCCGAAAATGTCGCTGCTTGGTTATTGCATGAATGAACATCCATCACACCACATTGAGGCTGTAGAGCATATAAACAATGATAAGATAGAATGAAGGAGCAGAAAATTGGAATAGTACTAATTCTGTCTATTCTTTCGTTAATGGTTTTCTCCCACAAAGGCATGAATTCTGCATCTTTTATGTGAGCAAGCAAATATTGTTGCTATAGTTAAATTCCAAACCAGAGTTACCCCCAAAATTTCCAACAAATGTTACATTAATTGCAACATGACTGAGGGCAACCAAAATGCTGTGTTGTGACAGGTTTCTTTCGACAAATCCTTACAAGATACCCGGAAAGAATGGCCTCACCACAGCAGCACGCTTCAATATAATTGCGCAGTCACAACTTTAAGTTCAGACATAGATCAGCACGACAGTTGACTAACACAGCGACCAAAAAGGATAGAGCCTGGATGTTTGATTTTGTGATAAAATCACACTTCCCCAACAGTTAGCTGCAAAAACATGAACAGACCTTGAAGGATTAAGTTTGGTTATAATAGCACAACTTCagaaaaaatttaaaaaaatactgaTGTGCTTGTAGATGCAAAACACTAGGATTTGATTATTAGAACAATGAAAATGGATTGTATGCGTATGCGCTCCAAATGGTCTGCTTGTTTGTGTGCACTGAATGCAAAACATTATAGTATTAAGGTTCAGAATTCAGATTACACATCCATGAACCTAAGCCTCAACCCTTCTCTGTACTTTTTAAGGTCCAGAGTTCAGATTACACAGCAAATTACAGCTGCGTCACTTAAAAGTCCCATATATCTAGGACAGCTGAGTTTCTCTAAAAACCAAATCAGATATTCAGATGTGTTTAACTTTTATGAATACCCCAAACCTACAAGTTTCAACTGGGAGATTGGATTAACTCGCAACTATGATGTTGAAGACAAAAGTAGTCTGTTTTCACATCAAGAAAAAGCTTAAAGCCTCGAATTGCTGGTGGACCAACCTTAGCGGAATTAAACCATGCTGCAGGACCACATTCATGTTTCAGTGTTCTGAAAGAACCATTCATTTCAACCTCAGAATTCAACTTCTTTTCTGGCAATTCAAGCTCATGGAATACAAGATGCTCATTTGCTTTCCCATTAGGCAAACATTTGTCATTAGTTAATACAGAGACATTACATGCACCTTTTTCCTTCTCTGCGTAATTACAAAAATCTGAGGATTATTATAGGTGCAACAACAGAAGGAATGCATGATACTAAGTCTGAATTCATAATGAGGAAAGCAGAAATATGGCTGAAGGTAATAGAACAACTAACCTGGTTTTGCAGTTATAATTCCATCAAACCTTTTGGTTAGCAAGGATGCCCCAGGAAATAACATCAAGTTAACATTACGTAGTTGTTTCTTCTCATCATCCTCGATAGGTTTGAAACCAAATCCTGAGACCCATGTATTAACCAACTCTGGAATGGCAGAAAGGACCAACATTTCAACGTGAAATGATCTCAGCATCtgcaataaaagaaaaagaaattcagGTCAAATTGAGATATGCAAGCATGCAAATAAGATCGATTATAGACTGGGCTAGGCAAGTATTTTGGAGAAAATCACACCACGGTATTCATAGTACAGTTGAAACCCAAGCTAATGAAGTTATGTGGTCATGATCACTATAAGTTCATAATTTGCTTCAGAACACTTGTATCTGATATCCAAACTCTAGTGTACATACCTTTTCAATGATATCCAACAGTCTTCGGCACATCCCTTGACGGCGATAATCCACAGAAGTAGCAATGAAAGGCAGCTCAGCTGCTTTGGTCCCGTGTAACCTGCATGAGATAGTACACATAAATTTTGTATAACATGGTGTTGCAAATGCCCACTTTATactctcgcaaaaaaaaatgcccaCTTTATACGACTCTTTGTTCACTAATTAATTTTTCCAACAAACTGTTTCCATCTATCTGGAACCTTTGCTAATTTATTCATGAGctgaaaaatataaatatattagtattggaaaaaaaattcatatatTCACACCTGTCCTAAACCAGTGGGAATTGTAATAATTAAACAGGATGAAGATATCTTATCAAAACCAGTTGGGTTTGCATGTGAGAAATTCTGTTACAAAAAGTTTGCAGTTCCATCGATTAACAACATTTAACTCATACATACAGAGGTAAAAGCTTGGTTGTGTAAGTGTTCTTGAGAAAATGTTTCAAATTCCTACTCCAAACAGAAACATAGCCAAGGTAAGTTACATCACTGCAAAGTTTACAACACAGAGTGACCTCTAAGTATTCTAACAATTAATGAGTCTATatgttagtcattgaccatacactGTTGCCTACAAGTGCATGTTCAGTCTTAAGAACAACTTGTAGATTACATGATCAACCAAGAGTGTTGTTAGTTGTTACCTGATAGATGCTACGCATAGTATCTCATCACCTTTCTCCAGGATTACAGTGTAGAATCCCTTATAATCCAAGCGCGCAAAGTTTGATCTGATGAAATGCACTCCATGTTAGTAAGTTTCAAAATTGTTCAGCAACATATTATTGTGGCAAGTACTGGAGCAAAGAATGATGTCTAAGACGAATCAATGGCACAAAGGACAATGACTGGAAAGTAAATAGGAAACTTGCCCCTTATTGTACAAGACGTGTGGTATCATGTCAACACCAGTTCTAGGATCCACCATACGAATGAAACATTCCTCCAATAAAGTAAGAGCCACTGCCAATTTGGTATTACATTCGGTCATAAGGCCAATCTTCTGGGCAGAATGTAGCCTCTGACCATCACTGTTACACCTCAATATGGTCCATGAAAGATCATTGTTAATTACATTCTCTACGCCAACTTGACTGTGTAATCCCATGAATATCTGTTAGCAACAATGGCAAAGACGGTCTTTCAGAGAAGAAATGAAGGGTATGAAAACAGAATGTCTGAAACCAAAGCCCACAGTTTGTTAGGTGCACCAACAGAAGTAGCCATAGTTCCATGAAATGGCAAACAGTTTGATCTTAATGGCCATATTATTGATACCTAAGCTCTCCAAGCATGGAAAACAAACAATGCAAGAGGGTGAATCTAATTCTAATGATGACTGCAGGTTTGATTTGGGAATGCATGAGCGGGTGATAAATCACGTCACTGCCTAAATAATCTTGCACTACTCAGCATCTTGtagagaaagataaaattAAACGTTACCTCCTTACAGTATCTCCCGCAAAACCATGTGTCAGATCTTTTACCATCAGAGGGCAGCATCACACGATCAATACAAGTGTTATGGTCTGCCAGTGGAAAACATGAACACTAATCAAATTGAAGTTGAGGATAAACATTAGAAGACCAATTATGTAAAGCAAGATGAAATCTAGAGGGGGTCTTCTTGGAGGCTTAGGCTGTTTTATACTGACAAGATGAATACTCATTCCTCAGTAAAGCAGGTTCCATGACAACTGACAACTAAACTCTGTGCCAACTTCTGGAAGGAGCTAAACTACCACCAAAGGGACTTAGATCAACAGAGGGGTAAAAAGCTCTATGAAAGAAAGGACAGAAGTATTCCAGCAAGATAAATACGTACTGAAAAAGTATGCATCCACTTTAAAGGCAAATAAAAAGTTGTAAGAACAATAGACAAATTAACTACTGCATCCCTTGGCAAATAACAAGGCAAAAGAGGAGGGATGATAATTATTACATGCATCTCCACACTGCAGACATTTCAAGATATCTGAGAATGATGAAACCTCCTTTTCGTTAACTGGATTCCCACAGCTCCGGCATGTGCAATTATGGCAGTACCAACTGCCTTCTGGAAGCTCCTGCAGATgtaaaaggaagaaaataaattatgaAACAAACTTCAATCAGTATAAGTGCTCAATTTAAGATTCCAACAGATAGACATTTTCTGGAACAAAACAGCGCACCAATAGGGATCGCAACAACTGAATTGGAAGTTTGCAACATAACTAAGTAATGGATAAACATCCAATGGCACTGTAGAGAAACTAGATACCTGAGAAGACAAGCAAGCTTCATGATACGTTGATGGGCAATTGTCACAGCAAAGTAATTCACCACCATCTCCACAGAAACCGCATGTATCATCATTTTCATCCACCGCCTCTACTTTCCTACCATATGCATCACTTCTCCTGCTCATCAATTCAGCAGACCAAGCCTCAACCTGGCATAGAGTATACGACTTGCCAGACTGCAGAAAGAGGCCTAATGAGGACAAACGCAGCCGGCAACCAGCATGAGCCTTGAAGTCTGATATAGATAATGTCTTTGTGCAACAGTTGCAAAGAATGCCTTCCCAGGTAACCTGCCCATCCTTAATAACTTCATTGCTCCTCAGATTCCTGTACTGAATAACATCTTTTACAGTCAGAAAGCCTGTGGCAATCAACCAACAGAGCACAGTTTTCCGTGCCAAACTTATTCTCTTCCCACCCAATAGGTTTGTCCCTCCTTTTCCACATGTTCGAACAAATAGCTTGCTGCCTCTCTTTTGGCTTTTAAATTTCTTTGCAACCGAAAAAGATGAGCCTGCAGCAAATTTGTGGTAGGAGCCAGCATCCCTGTTTTTAACAATAGCTGCGATCAAAAGGTCATCGTCATTGATACGTAACTCACGAGGTCTTTTCTTGGCATACTTATCACAACCTTCAGGTTTCCTTTTAGCAGCAACCGTCTTGCAGATTTGTGACTCACGAGATAGATCAGTTTTCAGGAGAGCAGCATTAGATTCATGGCATGATTCAAGAGGAACAGCACTGTCAGTTGGAACATTGTGTGAATCCTTGGGAGGGATTCCAAGAGATGATTCCTTTGACGACGGCAAGTTCTTGTGGACCATTTCTATAGTGACGATTTCATTGGCATCTGACTCCCTTGCATTAGAATCAGGTTCGGAGATTGTGACCATTTCTACAGGGACAATTTCATTGGCATCTGGCACCCTTTCATTAGGATCAGGTTCTGAGATCGTGTGCGGTTCTTTAACAGTATCACCTCTTAACATACTCATTTGCTTGCTCTCTGAAGGAAACAACACGTTAGGTTTGTTGATTTGGTTGTTTCCACTTAGCTTTGCTGATCTGGACTCAGCTCTCAGATGCTTTTTCAATGTGCCAACAGCTGGACAGATAGAATGTCTTCCAGAGAGGTTAATGTTATCTGGATTGGAGAAGTCCAGAATTGCTACATTGTTCTCTTGGttaaatatattttccatAGTATGCTGCATAAAGCTTTGAGCGTACAGCCCATCTAAACAATTTGCATCAATATAAGGTATCACTTCAGGCTTCTTCCTTGCTTTTTTCACCGAATTATTGACGAGCTTTGCTCCAGAGCAAACTTGCCGGGTTTCAGTGCTTTCTTTAATGCGATTCTCTGTTCGGTCACTTGCCTCACAATCCTGACCCTGTGTGCGGCCACTCTTCAAATTAATCTCTCCATAGAGACCACCTTTGAGATCATGACTGCTCTGTAGAGCCTGACTCCTGTTGCAGGTCTCAATTGCTCGTGCGCTGCAGTCAGATTCTGTGATCACAGGGGTAGATCGAACCATACAGGTGGTTGATGAATTACTGGCTTTCTGTGTGCTTTTACTTTCTGAGGACATTTGCTTGTTGTCATCGAGAACAAAGGTTGAACTATCGACAGCTCTAAGAGTTTTACATTGTTGCAGAGCAGTAACTTTCCTACTGATGAACACGACAGCAATGAAAGGATCCAAAAGCTCCCACCGTTGAAGAAGTGTAAGTGCATTTTGTTGGTTCACAAGTATCTTTTGGATACACTCCATCGTATCTGTGAGGTCCTTCCAAAACGTATCAACATCTGACCACTCCTTCGGATGCTTTCCCCGTTCTGAACCTACAGATGCTTCATATAATTTGTTACCACAAAACTTCCAAGCCTGAGTAAGTGAGCTAAGAACCACTTCACGGTGTGGTGCTGTGAAATACGATGCCATCTTAGCTCTGTCATTCCTTTTGCGTGGCTTGATAGTCCAGCCAGCATCAATGAAAAGGCAGTGTGCATGTGCTTCCAACTGATCAGGAAGATCTCTGCTTAAAGTCCTCTTGGAACCAACAACAGGTGGTACAGACTGTAGGTTGCTGCATTGAGGAACATCAACATCATCTAGTGAACTGGTATTTGGATCGGGCGTACCCTTCTCACAAAGGTTGTCAAGTTCAACAAACTGCCCAGAGCCAATACAATCATTGGATAGGCGAGGTGGCATTGCAGTATCATGGGCTGATTTGTTGTAAAATGGGTATTCTTCTGCTCCTCTTTCGGACAAATCTGCCCCACTATATGTATATAGCACTTGACTAGTGTCAACAATTTGTCCTTGATCATAACTTAAGCAAGAGGCATCGCTCGGGAATGGTTGCTGATCATGTAGCCACTGATATAGAAATGGATCGGAAAGAGACGTGTCGCTCTGGAACCGTGAAAAATCTGCTAAAGCATCCATGTAGGACGGCATGGGATCATCAACCccgctggtgctggtgctgcaaCCAAACCCGACCGCGTCGCTCAACCCAGCTGCTACGCTGTCCTCAACCATTGCTTGCATGTGCACATCCGCATTGTTTCCAACAACAGCTGCACGGAAAACTTGCTGCTGGTTAAAGCCCCCGACCA contains:
- the LOC100839049 gene encoding uncharacterized protein LOC100839049 isoform X2, whose translation is MSGEEEEALGFREDDALRFIFGDSIAGMDDDAGFDRSLVELRVFKEVFSSGVNHHLHPHAHMEGHFKVAETSLLSSLSAQQQQPADALQAGVLDTKVEEPPRLCSEGIETDRMDARAARGAGEEHAHSHGSLDGTVDPLVEHNAHCRSELNGVDELALELDAALQGFLGYWPDGPRCATDDVVGGFNQQQVFRAAVVGNNADVHMQAMVEDSVAAGLSDAVGFGCSTSTSGVDDPMPSYMDALADFSRFQSDTSLSDPFLYQWLHDQQPFPSDASCLSYDQGQIVDTSQVLYTYSGADLSERGAEEYPFYNKSAHDTAMPPRLSNDCIGSGQFVELDNLCEKGTPDPNTSSLDDVDVPQCSNLQSVPPVVGSKRTLSRDLPDQLEAHAHCLFIDAGWTIKPRKRNDRAKMASYFTAPHREVVLSSLTQAWKFCGNKLYEASVGSERGKHPKEWSDVDTFWKDLTDTMECIQKILVNQQNALTLLQRWELLDPFIAVVFISRKVTALQQCKTLRAVDSSTFVLDDNKQMSSESKSTQKASNSSTTCMVRSTPVITESDCSARAIETCNRSQALQSSHDLKGGLYGEINLKSGRTQGQDCEASDRTENRIKESTETRQVCSGAKLVNNSVKKARKKPEVIPYIDANCLDGLYAQSFMQHTMENIFNQENNVAILDFSNPDNINLSGRHSICPAVGTLKKHLRAESRSAKLSGNNQINKPNVLFPSESKQMSMLRGDTVKEPHTISEPDPNERVPDANEIVPVEMVTISEPDSNARESDANEIVTIEMVHKNLPSSKESSLGIPPKDSHNVPTDSAVPLESCHESNAALLKTDLSRESQICKTVAAKRKPEGCDKYAKKRPRELRINDDDLLIAAIVKNRDAGSYHKFAAGSSFSVAKKFKSQKRGSKLFVRTCGKGGTNLLGGKRISLARKTVLCWLIATGFLTVKDVIQYRNLRSNEVIKDGQVTWEGILCNCCTKTLSISDFKAHAGCRLRLSSLGLFLQSGKSYTLCQVEAWSAELMSRRSDAYGRKVEAVDENDDTCGFCGDGGELLCCDNCPSTYHEACLSSQELPEGSWYCHNCTCRSCGNPVNEKEVSSFSDILKCLQCGDAYHNTCIDRVMLPSDGKRSDTWFCGRYCKEIFMGLHSQVGVENVINNDLSWTILRCNSDGQRLHSAQKIGLMTECNTKLAVALTLLEECFIRMVDPRTGVDMIPHVLYNKGSNFARLDYKGFYTVILEKGDEILCVASIRLHGTKAAELPFIATSVDYRRQGMCRRLLDIIEKMLRSFHVEMLVLSAIPELVNTWVSGFGFKPIEDDEKKQLRNVNLMLFPGASLLTKRFDGIITAKPEKEKGACNVSVLTNDKCLPNGKANEHLVFHELELPEKKLNSEVEMNGSFRTLKHECGPAAWFNSAKLTVGEV